One region of Acanthopagrus latus isolate v.2019 chromosome 24, fAcaLat1.1, whole genome shotgun sequence genomic DNA includes:
- the LOC119015338 gene encoding poly(rC)-binding protein 3-like isoform X2: MEPIKVQSEGGLNVTLTIRLLMHGKEVGSIIGKKGETVKKMREDSGARINISEGNCPERIVTITGPTDAIFKAFAMIAYKFEEDIINSMSNSPATSKPPVTLRLVVPASQCGSLIGKGGSKIKEMRESTGAQVQVAGDMLPNSTERAVTISGAPEAIIQCVKQICVVMLESPPKGATIPYRPKPASTPVIFSGGQVRADPLGASTANLSLLLQHQPLPAYTIQGQYAIPHPDQLSKLHQLAMQQTPFTPLGQTTPAFPGLDASNQASTHELTIPNDLIGCIIGRQGTKINEIRQMSGAQIKIANAMEGSSERQITITGTPANISLAQYLINARFRDVAAMWNDPSSMTTS; this comes from the exons ATGGAGCCCATCAAGGTCCAATCAGAAGGTGGACTGAATGTGACCCTCACCATCAGGCTGCTGATGCACGGCAAG gaggtCGGGAGCATCATAGGAAAG AAAGGAGaaactgtgaagaaaatgcGGGAAGAC AGCGGCGCCCGTATCAACATCTCAGAGGGGAACTGCCCCGAGCGGATAGTCACCATCACCGGGCCGACAGATGCCATTTTTAAGGCCTTTGCCATGATCGCCTACAAGTTTGAAGAG GATATAATCAACTCTATGAGCAACAGTCCAGCCACCAGTAAACCCCCAGTAACCCTGAGGCTCGTCGTCCCAGCCAGCCAGTGTGGCTCCCTCATCGGCAAAGGAGGCTccaaaatcaaagaaatgaGAGAG TCCACAGGAGCTCAGGTCCAGGTCGCAGGTGACATGCTCCCCAACTCCACCGAGCGAGCAGTGACGATCTCAGGGGCCCCCGAAGCCATCATCCAGTGTGTCAAACAGATATGTGTGGTGATGCTTGAG TCCCCACCGAAAGGTGCCACCATCCCCTACCGCCCCAAGCCTGCCTCCACCCCTGTCATTTTTTCAGGTGGCCAGGTAAGAGCAGACCCACTGGGGGCGTCCACAGCCAACCTCAGCCTCTTACTGCAGCACCAGCCACTGCCT GCTTATACCATTCAAGGACAGTACGCCATCCCTCATCCAGAT CAGTTGAGCAAGCTCCACCAGTTGGCTATGCAGCAAACCCCCTTTACCCCCCTCGGACAGACCACCCCTGCCTTCCCCG GTCTGGATGCCAGTAACCAGGCCAGTACTCATGAACTCACCATTCCCAATGAT CTAATAGGCTGCATAATCGGACGCCAGGGAACCAAAATCAACGAGATCCGTCAGATGTCTGGGGCGCAGATCAAAATTGCTAACGCCATGGAAGGGTCATCGGAGCGCCAGATCACCATCACAGGGACCCCCGCCAACATCAGCCTGGCCCAGTACCTCATCAATGCAAG GTTCAGAGACGTGGCGGCCATGTGGAACGACCCATCTTCCATGACCACATCCTGA
- the LOC119015338 gene encoding poly(rC)-binding protein 3-like isoform X1 — protein MEPIKVQSEGGLNVTLTIRLLMHGKEVGSIIGKKGETVKKMREDSGARINISEGNCPERIVTITGPTDAIFKAFAMIAYKFEEDIINSMSNSPATSKPPVTLRLVVPASQCGSLIGKGGSKIKEMRESTGAQVQVAGDMLPNSTERAVTISGAPEAIIQCVKQICVVMLESPPKGATIPYRPKPASTPVIFSGGQVRADPLGASTANLSLLLQHQPLPAYTIQGQYAIPHPDQLSKLHQLAMQQTPFTPLGQTTPAFPAAGLDASNQASTHELTIPNDLIGCIIGRQGTKINEIRQMSGAQIKIANAMEGSSERQITITGTPANISLAQYLINARFRDVAAMWNDPSSMTTS, from the exons ATGGAGCCCATCAAGGTCCAATCAGAAGGTGGACTGAATGTGACCCTCACCATCAGGCTGCTGATGCACGGCAAG gaggtCGGGAGCATCATAGGAAAG AAAGGAGaaactgtgaagaaaatgcGGGAAGAC AGCGGCGCCCGTATCAACATCTCAGAGGGGAACTGCCCCGAGCGGATAGTCACCATCACCGGGCCGACAGATGCCATTTTTAAGGCCTTTGCCATGATCGCCTACAAGTTTGAAGAG GATATAATCAACTCTATGAGCAACAGTCCAGCCACCAGTAAACCCCCAGTAACCCTGAGGCTCGTCGTCCCAGCCAGCCAGTGTGGCTCCCTCATCGGCAAAGGAGGCTccaaaatcaaagaaatgaGAGAG TCCACAGGAGCTCAGGTCCAGGTCGCAGGTGACATGCTCCCCAACTCCACCGAGCGAGCAGTGACGATCTCAGGGGCCCCCGAAGCCATCATCCAGTGTGTCAAACAGATATGTGTGGTGATGCTTGAG TCCCCACCGAAAGGTGCCACCATCCCCTACCGCCCCAAGCCTGCCTCCACCCCTGTCATTTTTTCAGGTGGCCAGGTAAGAGCAGACCCACTGGGGGCGTCCACAGCCAACCTCAGCCTCTTACTGCAGCACCAGCCACTGCCT GCTTATACCATTCAAGGACAGTACGCCATCCCTCATCCAGAT CAGTTGAGCAAGCTCCACCAGTTGGCTATGCAGCAAACCCCCTTTACCCCCCTCGGACAGACCACCCCTGCCTTCCCCG CAGCAGGTCTGGATGCCAGTAACCAGGCCAGTACTCATGAACTCACCATTCCCAATGAT CTAATAGGCTGCATAATCGGACGCCAGGGAACCAAAATCAACGAGATCCGTCAGATGTCTGGGGCGCAGATCAAAATTGCTAACGCCATGGAAGGGTCATCGGAGCGCCAGATCACCATCACAGGGACCCCCGCCAACATCAGCCTGGCCCAGTACCTCATCAATGCAAG GTTCAGAGACGTGGCGGCCATGTGGAACGACCCATCTTCCATGACCACATCCTGA
- the LOC119015338 gene encoding poly(rC)-binding protein 3-like isoform X3: MEPIKVQSEGGLNVTLTIRLLMHGKEVGSIIGKKGETVKKMREDSGARINISEGNCPERIVTITGPTDAIFKAFAMIAYKFEEDIINSMSNSPATSKPPVTLRLVVPASQCGSLIGKGGSKIKEMRESTGAQVQVAGDMLPNSTERAVTISGAPEAIIQCVKQICVVMLESPPKGATIPYRPKPASTPVIFSGGQVRADPLGASTANLSLLLQHQPLPAYTIQGQYAIPHPDLSKLHQLAMQQTPFTPLGQTTPAFPGLDASNQASTHELTIPNDLIGCIIGRQGTKINEIRQMSGAQIKIANAMEGSSERQITITGTPANISLAQYLINARFRDVAAMWNDPSSMTTS, translated from the exons ATGGAGCCCATCAAGGTCCAATCAGAAGGTGGACTGAATGTGACCCTCACCATCAGGCTGCTGATGCACGGCAAG gaggtCGGGAGCATCATAGGAAAG AAAGGAGaaactgtgaagaaaatgcGGGAAGAC AGCGGCGCCCGTATCAACATCTCAGAGGGGAACTGCCCCGAGCGGATAGTCACCATCACCGGGCCGACAGATGCCATTTTTAAGGCCTTTGCCATGATCGCCTACAAGTTTGAAGAG GATATAATCAACTCTATGAGCAACAGTCCAGCCACCAGTAAACCCCCAGTAACCCTGAGGCTCGTCGTCCCAGCCAGCCAGTGTGGCTCCCTCATCGGCAAAGGAGGCTccaaaatcaaagaaatgaGAGAG TCCACAGGAGCTCAGGTCCAGGTCGCAGGTGACATGCTCCCCAACTCCACCGAGCGAGCAGTGACGATCTCAGGGGCCCCCGAAGCCATCATCCAGTGTGTCAAACAGATATGTGTGGTGATGCTTGAG TCCCCACCGAAAGGTGCCACCATCCCCTACCGCCCCAAGCCTGCCTCCACCCCTGTCATTTTTTCAGGTGGCCAGGTAAGAGCAGACCCACTGGGGGCGTCCACAGCCAACCTCAGCCTCTTACTGCAGCACCAGCCACTGCCT GCTTATACCATTCAAGGACAGTACGCCATCCCTCATCCAGAT TTGAGCAAGCTCCACCAGTTGGCTATGCAGCAAACCCCCTTTACCCCCCTCGGACAGACCACCCCTGCCTTCCCCG GTCTGGATGCCAGTAACCAGGCCAGTACTCATGAACTCACCATTCCCAATGAT CTAATAGGCTGCATAATCGGACGCCAGGGAACCAAAATCAACGAGATCCGTCAGATGTCTGGGGCGCAGATCAAAATTGCTAACGCCATGGAAGGGTCATCGGAGCGCCAGATCACCATCACAGGGACCCCCGCCAACATCAGCCTGGCCCAGTACCTCATCAATGCAAG GTTCAGAGACGTGGCGGCCATGTGGAACGACCCATCTTCCATGACCACATCCTGA
- the LOC119015338 gene encoding poly(rC)-binding protein 3-like isoform X4: MEPIKVQSEGGLNVTLTIRLLMHGKEVGSIIGKKGETVKKMREDSGARINISEGNCPERIVTITGPTDAIFKAFAMIAYKFEEDIINSMSNSPATSKPPVTLRLVVPASQCGSLIGKGGSKIKEMRESTGAQVQVAGDMLPNSTERAVTISGAPEAIIQCVKQICVVMLESPPKGATIPYRPKPASTPVIFSGGQAYTIQGQYAIPHPDQLSKLHQLAMQQTPFTPLGQTTPAFPAGLDASNQASTHELTIPNDLIGCIIGRQGTKINEIRQMSGAQIKIANAMEGSSERQITITGTPANISLAQYLINARFRDVAAMWNDPSSMTTS; the protein is encoded by the exons ATGGAGCCCATCAAGGTCCAATCAGAAGGTGGACTGAATGTGACCCTCACCATCAGGCTGCTGATGCACGGCAAG gaggtCGGGAGCATCATAGGAAAG AAAGGAGaaactgtgaagaaaatgcGGGAAGAC AGCGGCGCCCGTATCAACATCTCAGAGGGGAACTGCCCCGAGCGGATAGTCACCATCACCGGGCCGACAGATGCCATTTTTAAGGCCTTTGCCATGATCGCCTACAAGTTTGAAGAG GATATAATCAACTCTATGAGCAACAGTCCAGCCACCAGTAAACCCCCAGTAACCCTGAGGCTCGTCGTCCCAGCCAGCCAGTGTGGCTCCCTCATCGGCAAAGGAGGCTccaaaatcaaagaaatgaGAGAG TCCACAGGAGCTCAGGTCCAGGTCGCAGGTGACATGCTCCCCAACTCCACCGAGCGAGCAGTGACGATCTCAGGGGCCCCCGAAGCCATCATCCAGTGTGTCAAACAGATATGTGTGGTGATGCTTGAG TCCCCACCGAAAGGTGCCACCATCCCCTACCGCCCCAAGCCTGCCTCCACCCCTGTCATTTTTTCAGGTGGCCAG GCTTATACCATTCAAGGACAGTACGCCATCCCTCATCCAGAT CAGTTGAGCAAGCTCCACCAGTTGGCTATGCAGCAAACCCCCTTTACCCCCCTCGGACAGACCACCCCTGCCTTCCCCG CAGGTCTGGATGCCAGTAACCAGGCCAGTACTCATGAACTCACCATTCCCAATGAT CTAATAGGCTGCATAATCGGACGCCAGGGAACCAAAATCAACGAGATCCGTCAGATGTCTGGGGCGCAGATCAAAATTGCTAACGCCATGGAAGGGTCATCGGAGCGCCAGATCACCATCACAGGGACCCCCGCCAACATCAGCCTGGCCCAGTACCTCATCAATGCAAG GTTCAGAGACGTGGCGGCCATGTGGAACGACCCATCTTCCATGACCACATCCTGA
- the LOC119015338 gene encoding poly(rC)-binding protein 3-like isoform X5, whose amino-acid sequence MEPIKVQSEGGLNVTLTIRLLMHGKEVGSIIGKKGETVKKMREDSGARINISEGNCPERIVTITGPTDAIFKAFAMIAYKFEEDIINSMSNSPATSKPPVTLRLVVPASQCGSLIGKGGSKIKEMRESTGAQVQVAGDMLPNSTERAVTISGAPEAIIQCVKQICVVMLESPPKGATIPYRPKPASTPVIFSGGQAYTIQGQYAIPHPDQLSKLHQLAMQQTPFTPLGQTTPAFPGLDASNQASTHELTIPNDLIGCIIGRQGTKINEIRQMSGAQIKIANAMEGSSERQITITGTPANISLAQYLINARFRDVAAMWNDPSSMTTS is encoded by the exons ATGGAGCCCATCAAGGTCCAATCAGAAGGTGGACTGAATGTGACCCTCACCATCAGGCTGCTGATGCACGGCAAG gaggtCGGGAGCATCATAGGAAAG AAAGGAGaaactgtgaagaaaatgcGGGAAGAC AGCGGCGCCCGTATCAACATCTCAGAGGGGAACTGCCCCGAGCGGATAGTCACCATCACCGGGCCGACAGATGCCATTTTTAAGGCCTTTGCCATGATCGCCTACAAGTTTGAAGAG GATATAATCAACTCTATGAGCAACAGTCCAGCCACCAGTAAACCCCCAGTAACCCTGAGGCTCGTCGTCCCAGCCAGCCAGTGTGGCTCCCTCATCGGCAAAGGAGGCTccaaaatcaaagaaatgaGAGAG TCCACAGGAGCTCAGGTCCAGGTCGCAGGTGACATGCTCCCCAACTCCACCGAGCGAGCAGTGACGATCTCAGGGGCCCCCGAAGCCATCATCCAGTGTGTCAAACAGATATGTGTGGTGATGCTTGAG TCCCCACCGAAAGGTGCCACCATCCCCTACCGCCCCAAGCCTGCCTCCACCCCTGTCATTTTTTCAGGTGGCCAG GCTTATACCATTCAAGGACAGTACGCCATCCCTCATCCAGAT CAGTTGAGCAAGCTCCACCAGTTGGCTATGCAGCAAACCCCCTTTACCCCCCTCGGACAGACCACCCCTGCCTTCCCCG GTCTGGATGCCAGTAACCAGGCCAGTACTCATGAACTCACCATTCCCAATGAT CTAATAGGCTGCATAATCGGACGCCAGGGAACCAAAATCAACGAGATCCGTCAGATGTCTGGGGCGCAGATCAAAATTGCTAACGCCATGGAAGGGTCATCGGAGCGCCAGATCACCATCACAGGGACCCCCGCCAACATCAGCCTGGCCCAGTACCTCATCAATGCAAG GTTCAGAGACGTGGCGGCCATGTGGAACGACCCATCTTCCATGACCACATCCTGA
- the LOC119015340 gene encoding leucine-rich repeat-containing protein 3-like yields the protein MSLQICHCTDRNGVVVQCTSRNLESIPPNLPKDTVVLLLSSNRIRHIPQEAFTDLHRLRELDLSHNAIESMEVGAFQGISESLRTMDLSNNHLSSLPKDTFAKLHARVRLSHNPWHCECSLQEVLRELRLDPETVNEVSCYTSVQEEYVGQPVIQVLDSGINFCNFHHKTTDVAMFVAMFCWFSMVTAYIIYYIKHNQEDARRHMEYLKSLPSSSHISKDYDTASSVF from the exons ATGTCTTTACAG ATCTGTCACTGCACGGACAGGAACGGTGTGGTGGTGCAGTGCACCTCACGCAACTTGGAGAGCATCCCGCCGAACTTGCCGAAGGACACCGTCGTTCTCCTGCTTTCATCTAACCGGATCAGACACATCCCACAGGAGGCCTTCACGGACCTCCACCGCCTCAGGGAACTGGACTTGTCTCACAATGCCATCGAGAGCATGGAGGTCGGTGCCTTTCAAGGAATTTCAGAGAGCCTGCGGACAATGGATCTTTCCAACAACCACCTCAGCAGCCTCCCGAAGGACACCTTTGCCAAGCTCCATGCCCGTGTCCGCCTCTCCCACAACCCCTGGCACTGCGAGTGCTCTTTGCAGGAGGTGCTGAGGGAGCTGAGGCTCGACCCCGAGACGGTGAACGAGGTGAGCTGCTACACGTCAGTGCAGGAGGAGTACGTTGGACAGCCGGTCATCCAGGTCCTGGACTCAGGAATCAACTTCTGCAATTTCCACCACAAGACGACAGATGTGGCCATGTTTGTAGCCATGTTCTGCTGGTTCTCCATGGTAACTGCATACATCATTTACTACATCAAACACAACCAGGAGGACGCCAGGAGGCACATGGAGTACCTGAAGTCTCTGCCCAGCTCTTCACACATTAGCAAGGACTACGACACAGCCAGCAGTGTGTTCTAG